In the Onychostoma macrolepis isolate SWU-2019 chromosome 08, ASM1243209v1, whole genome shotgun sequence genome, atgtaaatatttattgaagacttaaaaatatttaaacatttttaatatttaaaaatcaatacaataggagaagaaaaaaaaaaattacagaggcTTTTTGGAAGTGAACAGCACTTTTGAATCTTCGTCATCGTCATCTCCTTCCTCATCAACAAAATCCTCCTCATCCTGTTCCTCGGTTTGCTTGGCATCAACATAAAACCGTTTCTTAGACCGTAGTCCAGGTTTAGTGTCTATGACAAACAGTCCGTTACCGAGTGCCTCTGGTTTTTCTGACACCTGATTTCCATCAGGGCACATCACATCGTTTTCACGCCGCACATCTTCAGCTTTCTTTGAACAACCTTCCTCCTCTGAAGGCAGACCTTCATCAGCACTGTCTTCATCCTCACTGCTATCGAGTAAACTGATCATTTTTTTCTGGGGTAGAGTTTTCTTAGATGTTTCCTCTGTGGTGATCAAATTTGGTTCAGTGTGTGAGCTTGTAGAAGGGCCTTCAAGGTCATTCAATGTTACAGAATCGTTTTCAGTTGTCTTAATGGTGTCATTAGCTTCCTCATAAACGATTACACCTTTCTTTTCACACTCAACCTTGTTCTCATGCTCCTCAACCACAGTTGGTACAGGATCTTCTAGGGTGGTTTCTACCACATCCTCCTTAACAGGCTCCGAACAAGTTTGATCCTCAATAGCCTCCTCAACCACAGCTGGTTTATGCTCTTCTGCCACAATTTCTATCGTATCCTCCTTCACAGGCTCAGAACATGTTTGCTCCTCAATAGCCTCCTCAGCCACAGCTGGTTTAGGATCTTCTGCCACAATTTCTATCGTATCCACCTTCACAGCCTCAGAACATGTTAGCTCCTCAATGGCCTCCTCAACCACAGCTGGTTTAGGATCTTCTGCCATATCCTCCTTCAAAGGCTCAGAACATGTTTGATTTTCTACAACATGGCTTGTCTCCACAAACTCTGGCTCATCATTTTCCATGGCAACATCTCCAGGCTCTTCAGATGGTGTAGCAGAAATTTCAGCCACAGGTTTTTCTTGAAGTGTCAGAGTTTCAGTTGCACTGTCCTCCACCACCTCAACATCTTGCAAGATGCTCTGGGGTTCCTGCATCTCGATGGGCTCATCCTGATCAAGAACTACAGTGATATCTTCAGATCCCTCCTCAATCATGGTGCACTCTTGAGCTTCACTGGTGTCCATGACCACAGTGATATCCAGTTGTTCTGTGTCTTCAGCTTTATCTCCATCAGGTACTGGGATACTTTCAGTATGAGGTTCAAGCTCCTCACCCCATTCCTCAGGCATGGCAACAGCAGTTGTAATGGGGTCACCtacatcagaattcactttTGCTTTACTTCTTGCCCTGGTTACAGGAACCGCACGGGTACTACTAGCAGACCCAGTTCGGCTACTACAAGGAGTCCCCCTTCCTCTTTGAGGGCTTGGGCTCCCCTGAGAATTGCAGACATCAGTAGCTACTGATTCTGAATCTGATTCACCAGGTTTGGGTTGACGCCTGGTGGATCTCCACGGACTCATGCTGGGACCAGACTTGCATCCATCTGACTCATTTTCCTCGTCGACTCCTGTTTTGTGCCTACGGCCTCTCTTCTTGGACACTGGAGAAGAAGGGGTGTCTGTGGTTTCCTCAAAGCTCAAAGGGATGGGCTCAGTCGGTTTGACCTTCTGGTTTCGAGCAGATCTGCGGACCACAGAGCCACGAAGGCCAGAAACGCTGGAGGAGCATGACTCTGGTTCAGATGAATCTGCTTCTGTAGTAGGAACAGCAGACTTCCGATGGCTCCTTGTTATCCGACGAGTGTTCATAGCTGTAGTGACCGATACAGCAGAACTGCAGGACTCGGCCCCTGAgggatcatcatcatcattcttTGTGGCATCCTTTGTAGCCGCTGAAGTCAGAACATGTTTCCTCAGGTTGCGTGGAGTTCTGCGAGAACGGGTCACAGACACCTCAGACGAGCAGGATTCAACTTCGGATGCCTCGTCCTGCACAATGGGCTTTTCCCTGACTGCAGTCCTCCGTCGGGTTCTGGGTGTTGCCTGCACATCAGAAACTAGAGAGCAGCAGGACTCTGACTCAGACACATCAGCTTCATTGGTAGAGTTTGGTTCCTTTTTGTCAGCAAGGAGACGTGTGGATCTTCTAGTTACTGAGGAAGAGGCAGTACTGTCGTCCTTTGGCTCATCTGGCTGGGAGTCCCCTGCAAGTTCAGAGTGGGACTGGTTTTCCTCCATTAGCGTTCTGCGCTGTGTTCTTCTGGTCGAGGGAGTAGGCTGCTGTGAGAAcaagaatatttttttcagattattTGAGGATTCCTTATCAGCATAATGTTACAGACATTTGAGTTGATATTAGAGCTGCATGGTTCATCATTAAAAGATCACAATCTTGATTCAAACACCCATGCGATcccatttttaaatgacaacgatTCGTCCGTGTCTATTAAACCTTTGTAAAAATCATACCGGATCATCCAAATCTGCATTCGCGCTGCTGCTGACACAGAGAGCAGACATTTACCATGTTTGGGTAAGAAACTTCACAAACAAAAAGTCTTTTCAACTACACAGTATTATTTTGGTCTTACAGTTATTCATATTAACACAGAAATTCTGGGATGAAAGCTTATAGTTCTGATATAGCCTAAACATTGATGTCTGTGGCAACAATCAAAATAGAGCAAATCCCCTTTTGAAAGTAATTTGCGCtttaaataatgtgtgtgttgttcaagaagtgactgttaaaaatgtatttgtcattgaattattctttcaagagattcgttcaaaaacactgattcatccagtaacaaaacaagataattatttatgagtgagtcattaaatcattcattcaaaccacttttttataattttaatattaaaaattgatgtattagatatttttaaatacatatatattaaaatgtttaataattcattcaaattaattaaacacttttaaatagactgcagTAATAATAGTTTGTCatacattattttgtttagttcagaATCATGGGAGAATCGTGATCTCTATtagtgacaaaaaaataaaataaaataatagtgattctcaatttatccagaatcgtgcagctctagttGATATGCACTAAAAGTTCAATTCTAATCATACACGACCTGACAAAAGTTGGCTTTATTTATTCAATCtttatttatacaacaaaattaaacctatcatgacagaaataaaagtAGGCATTGCTCAGTGATGGACTGACCATTGACAATTTAAAGGTTGCATGAGgttttattaattaacttttaaaatatttaacttatCACACCAAATCTGGGTTATGTTGTCTTTCCCACCAAGACTgcaatacttttacatttaataaactgACATTTTATCTGGTATAGAATTAATGCTAGAACCCAATGACAAATACTGCCACATATTTTGTCAGAAAGGATGAAAGGTCATGGTCACTTTATAGAAAACtaatataattatcatttatgtatacatatgtGGTAGGGGTGGCATGATGTTGTGCATAACAGAGGAGTATCACACTTCCTGCTAATTCCTGCCCAAAGCGACACATGCAGCCTACAACTGtcttatttatttgcataactCTCAAGTCGAAGAGGAATGCAGAACGGACGACATTATCTTTTTGAATACGAACGTAATAATTTGTTAGTCAACAAGTTTCCCACAGTTGCTCGGGCATGTATGGACACACGCGGCGACTCATTTTTTCACGAAAATACATACAACACTGCAATTACAAGCACACACTGGCGCTTCCGGAGAATATATAGACTACCTGCTACCTAAGTTTACTACATACCTTGGATCCAGAGTTTTCATCGCTAGTATTTTTCACAGGGGAGCCCACGCGTGTTCCTCTCCTGGTGGCCACCATCTTGCCACAATGATGACGTTAGATGCACTTCCGCTTGCGAGACGCGTTCTCCGGATGCGCAGGCGTGACTAATCGATGCAGGAAAGCGTCGCTGTGCAGATTTGAGCGTTGAGTGAGTTGCAAATAATGATATGGATTTCTGTCTTGAGacactattaaaattaatttatacattcattaatggaaaaaaaacaaaaaacttcagTTTGCGTTAGGTCTCAGGAGAATATTGCGTACATCTAACATGAAATGAAAGAAACCCAATGCCAGTCCACAGATTTTTCAATTCCGAAGTTTATAAaccatattaaaaatgtttaacacaATATGGGAAAATAGTAATTACATGTACAGTACATGAAAGAAAAACTCTATTATACGATTGGCTCCAACAGGAATCGTCAttacaatgaataaataacacaggtaaaaatatatattctgacTATTCGTTGGATACTGGAACTATAATCATTATTTTCCTTCGAATGTGGAATTTTCCAGTGTTCTTATATACAATGAGTTAATGCCGTTCATGCCATGCATGTTAACAGCCTCCCATAGTTACATATTTGAATATTTCTTTTTATCAGATAAGCAAGGCATTTTGTTTACAAAGGGATGCAAAAGAGATAGAATCATCTGTTGAAAACAGGTaagaaaacatttactgaacATTCCAAGCAAAGCATCgatcaaaataaattatacaaactTAAAATGCCAGCAGgacttaaaatgacattaaaatttaaagtaaaaaaaaaatacaactatgTGGCCCACATAGTTAACCACTCTtcaaaaaaaacctaaaaaaggtggttaacatttgtaaataaaacagaataaatgattaacaaaacaatattatgatATTTGAAGCTTCTTAATCTGTTGTCCTATCaaccatttttatatatttaatttttcaccCTTTTGAAAAATACAGAGAATTAAACCAGGCCAGGTCAGGAAAAAAAGAGGCACTTTGCATTTATCGACAAGAACAGATAGCTATATATATAGCACAGATAGTCTAAATATTCTAAATCATGAGGAAAAATGAGTCAAGTGAATTTTTGTTCCTTTGAAAATTCAGATTCACTTTAGTgtgttgtcaaaaaaaaaaaattctgtaaaatatgCATCACTGATGTAGAAGCTCCCTAAATTTAGTGGAATAAATTTCAGGAAACCCTGTTCAAACTGGACATGTTATAGGTTGTTGCCCTTTTTAGCATGAACGATGTAGCCTTTTGCTTTTATGATGCCTCTGCTCTTGACGATGATGGAGTACCGTAAGACCCACTCCAGCTTCCAGTTGTCCACCTGCAGGTCCTTACTGCTCCCCTGCACTGCTTCCTGGAAGCCTGCTGCACTGATTAGCTCTAGACGCAAGAAGAAAGATTGACATCATTAGATTTCCTGCGCTGTTGCTCATGCAGTTTCATAATTAAATTGCAGAACCAGTTCATGCACGTAGTCATTGAGCTCAATGACTCAGCGTAAAATACACACCTTTGGGATCATTGTGCGTAAGCAATTGTATGTCGAACTCTTTAGCAAATGCAGTGAGGTCTGGAGGCATAACACAGCACGAGGCCAGATTCACCTGATTGCTACTTGGCTTTACCTGCATAGCACAAAAGAgcacaaaaatacactgtaaatgaTCAGTTATTCTGTTATGTGCAGAAAAATGCACTCACACAGCAGACCTGAGCCCAGTTATACAGCTGCTCTAAAAGAGTTTTGTCCAAGTCGGATGTGCCGATGGCAGCGATCTTCTGGCTTTGCACAAGACTTTCCAGCTCCTCCCACAGTGGTTGCAGGTGGGTCAGCGTCTGTGCCTCACCCTCGGGGAGAGGAGGTGGAGCAATGATCACAGAGTCCAACTGAGATACACCTAACGAAAGACAAGCTGAACAACACAGAGAAGAGGAGAGGGGTTATGGTCAAatcaactgaaattaaaatttgggctcagtaaaaataaatattaaagaaataataatttcattcaGCAAGAATGTATTTAATAGCTAAAAAGTGACAAAGACTTTtcacattgttacaaaataaaaaaatatatttagaataaattctgtcatcaaaaaatcctgaaatcaTGTactgttttcctcaaaaatattaaccaatgtttcttgagcaccaagcagcatattacaatgatttctgaaagatcatgtgacactgaagactgaagtaatgatgctgaaaattcatgcTGAAAATAAGTTACATTAAAACATTCCATTTaaataactctttttttttcaatgtattttgatcaaataaagcaGTCTTGGTGGGCAGAAGGGACTTCATTCAAAAAGCATTGTATATATCGATTGACTAAGTGATTTGAAAGTGTATTGACAAACTGATTTGGTCAAAAATAATGCTACTTAGGTATATTTGATGCCACTTGTTAAAAATGATGTTCATTACTGAACATTTTTGTATAAAGTTTATTTCT is a window encoding:
- the dnttip2 gene encoding deoxynucleotidyltransferase terminal-interacting protein 2 gives rise to the protein MVATRRGTRVGSPVKNTSDENSGSKQPTPSTRRTQRRTLMEENQSHSELAGDSQPDEPKDDSTASSSVTRRSTRLLADKKEPNSTNEADVSESESCCSLVSDVQATPRTRRRTAVREKPIVQDEASEVESCSSEVSVTRSRRTPRNLRKHVLTSAATKDATKNDDDDPSGAESCSSAVSVTTAMNTRRITRSHRKSAVPTTEADSSEPESCSSSVSGLRGSVVRRSARNQKVKPTEPIPLSFEETTDTPSSPVSKKRGRRHKTGVDEENESDGCKSGPSMSPWRSTRRQPKPGESDSESVATDVCNSQGSPSPQRGRGTPCSSRTGSASSTRAVPVTRARSKAKVNSDVGDPITTAVAMPEEWGEELEPHTESIPVPDGDKAEDTEQLDITVVMDTSEAQECTMIEEGSEDITVVLDQDEPIEMQEPQSILQDVEVVEDSATETLTLQEKPVAEISATPSEEPGDVAMENDEPEFVETSHVVENQTCSEPLKEDMAEDPKPAVVEEAIEELTCSEAVKVDTIEIVAEDPKPAVAEEAIEEQTCSEPVKEDTIEIVAEEHKPAVVEEAIEDQTCSEPVKEDVVETTLEDPVPTVVEEHENKVECEKKGVIVYEEANDTIKTTENDSVTLNDLEGPSTSSHTEPNLITTEETSKKTLPQKKMISLLDSSEDEDSADEGLPSEEEGCSKKAEDVRRENDVMCPDGNQVSEKPEALGNGLFVIDTKPGLRSKKRFYVDAKQTEEQDEEDFVDEEGDDDDEDSKVLFTSKKPLIQLSSAIDTGLKMKELGGLYISFDGNKPKSLSNSSKAQNDLNNPDELLKKSVIVPDFEKKDAVPPYSESKHAAKLKRKAEREKTTGDGWFNMRAPELTEELKNDLKALKMRSAMDPKRFYKKNDREGPPKYFQVGTVVDSPVDFYSSRIPKKQRKRTMVEELLADAEFRSYNKKKYQEIMAEKAAQAAGKMNKKKHKFHKKKMNK
- the gclm gene encoding glutamate--cysteine ligase regulatory subunit is translated as MEPHVNAKRLFNHATTLKLHTGNLVNRSRLKKKCPSSPSEELQDCIQGTLSEWFAAMPSSLDFELPSILDCAIPENTEAITPEEREELKVSVKHFLTESDPSSIRSAVDMACLSLGVSQLDSVIIAPPPLPEGEAQTLTHLQPLWEELESLVQSQKIAAIGTSDLDKTLLEQLYNWAQVKPSSNQVNLASCCVMPPDLTAFAKEFDIQLLTHNDPKELISAAGFQEAVQGSSKDLQVDNWKLEWVLRYSIIVKSRGIIKAKGYIVHAKKGNNL